One Thalassotalea sediminis DNA segment encodes these proteins:
- a CDS encoding heme lyase CcmF/NrfE family subunit, which produces MIPELGHFALILGLAFAICLSVVPLVGVFLRQPILIGYAKPLTLGMFAFTGLSIVILAYLFVIDDFSVKYIAGHSNSLLPYYFKISAVWGGHEGSLLLWVFSLTAWTMAVAKFSKGIDEAFVARVLAILGMVSVGFMLFTLLTSNPFDRLWPVVPTEGRDLNPLLQDVGLIIHPPMLYLGYVGFAVAFAFAVSALMCGKLDAAWARWARPWVVAAWIFLTLGIALGSWWAYYELGWGGWWFWDPVENASFMPWLVGTALLHSLAVTEKRGAFRNWTVLLAIFAFSLSLLGTFLVRSGVITSVHSFAADPTRGMFILLLLAIAVGGSLTLFAFRASNVSSFSRFSFYSRETALLLCNIILVVASVTVLLGTLYPLIIDAAGLGKISVGPPYFNAVFVPIMSCLFLIMGIGPLIRWKKAKKGELRKQITKPSVISIVLGALFPLAYAGELNLLASFGMTLAFWVSLVVIKDLRNQAKQGKSGYQFSRITLSQWGMTIAHMGIAVTIVGVTLVSIYEKEISVKMQVGESVNVSGYEVTFKGVLPVKGPNYTAEQGQLEVSHNNDFVALLKPERRTYLVQTMGMTEAGIDPGLFRDVYVALGDPLPDGAWAIRVHYKPFVRWIWLGAIFMGLGGFLAMLDKRYRRKKVKQSARDNAKSKLVAEGVK; this is translated from the coding sequence ATGATCCCTGAGTTGGGGCATTTTGCCTTAATATTAGGATTGGCATTCGCCATCTGTTTAAGTGTTGTACCGCTGGTTGGTGTATTTTTACGACAACCAATTCTTATTGGCTATGCTAAACCTCTCACTTTGGGCATGTTTGCCTTCACTGGACTTAGTATTGTCATCTTAGCTTATCTTTTCGTCATTGACGACTTCTCCGTTAAATATATTGCCGGCCATTCAAACTCTTTATTGCCGTATTATTTTAAAATTAGTGCTGTTTGGGGCGGTCATGAAGGCTCTTTATTGCTGTGGGTTTTCTCGTTAACTGCTTGGACCATGGCAGTCGCAAAGTTTAGCAAAGGCATTGATGAAGCATTTGTTGCTCGTGTATTAGCTATTCTTGGCATGGTTTCAGTAGGATTTATGTTGTTTACCTTGTTAACATCTAATCCATTTGACCGTTTATGGCCTGTTGTGCCAACCGAAGGGCGAGATCTTAATCCGTTATTACAAGATGTTGGCTTAATAATACATCCACCGATGCTTTATCTCGGCTATGTTGGATTTGCCGTTGCATTTGCTTTTGCCGTCTCTGCTCTTATGTGCGGTAAACTCGATGCCGCCTGGGCAAGATGGGCTCGTCCATGGGTTGTAGCTGCTTGGATCTTTTTAACATTAGGCATTGCTTTAGGTAGTTGGTGGGCATACTACGAACTTGGTTGGGGTGGCTGGTGGTTTTGGGATCCCGTTGAAAATGCCTCATTTATGCCTTGGCTCGTTGGTACGGCGTTATTGCATTCCTTAGCGGTAACTGAAAAGCGCGGCGCATTCAGAAACTGGACAGTATTACTTGCGATATTCGCGTTTAGTTTAAGTCTTCTCGGTACATTTTTAGTACGTTCCGGTGTGATAACATCAGTACATTCTTTTGCCGCAGATCCAACGCGAGGAATGTTTATTTTACTATTATTAGCGATAGCTGTCGGTGGTTCACTCACACTCTTCGCTTTTAGAGCATCAAATGTATCAAGTTTCAGCCGATTTTCTTTTTATTCTCGTGAAACAGCGTTATTACTTTGTAATATTATTCTTGTCGTTGCTTCAGTGACTGTGCTACTCGGTACGCTTTACCCTTTAATTATTGATGCAGCTGGTCTTGGCAAAATATCCGTAGGACCGCCTTATTTTAATGCGGTATTTGTTCCTATCATGAGTTGCTTATTTTTGATCATGGGAATAGGGCCGCTTATTCGTTGGAAAAAAGCTAAGAAAGGTGAATTGCGTAAACAAATTACTAAACCTTCAGTTATCAGTATCGTTTTAGGTGCATTATTTCCGTTAGCCTATGCTGGCGAATTAAATCTGCTGGCTAGCTTTGGTATGACGCTTGCGTTTTGGGTTTCTCTAGTGGTGATTAAAGATCTACGTAATCAAGCGAAACAGGGAAAATCGGGATATCAATTTTCACGCATCACGTTAAGCCAATGGGGAATGACAATAGCGCATATGGGCATCGCGGTGACTATTGTTGGGGTCACATTGGTATCTATCTACGAAAAAGAAATAAGCGTTAAAATGCAAGTAGGTGAGTCAGTTAATGTGTCTGGCTACGAGGTGACTTTTAAAGGCGTATTACCCGTTAAAGGACCTAATTATACGGCAGAGCAAGGTCAGCTTGAAGTAAGCCACAACAATGATTTTGTAGCATTGTTAAAACCAGAGCGACGAACCTACCTCGTTCAAACGATGGGAATGACCGAAGCAGGCATTGATCCTGGATTATTTCGCGACGTATATGTTGCTTTAGGTGATCCACTGCCTGACGGAGCATGGGCTATCAGAGTGCATTACAAACCCTTTGTTCGCTGGATTTGGTTAGGGGCGATATTTATGGGCTTGGGTGGCTTTTTAGCCATGCTTGATAAACGGTATCGTAGAAAGAAAGTAAAGCAATCTGCGCGTGATAATGCTAAGTCTAAACTCGTCGCTGAAGGGGTAAAATAA
- the ccmA gene encoding cytochrome c biogenesis heme-transporting ATPase CcmA, with protein sequence MSHSDVPLIETRNLTCIREDRVLFESLDFAVNRGDIVQVEGPNGAGKTSLLRIIAGLSQPYDGDVYFNGLTINDCREAYHENMLYLGHSVGIKGELTAQENLAFNLALSGLSAESAEETLAEVALIGFEDALASHLSAGQHRRIALAKLWQSTAKIWILDEPFTAIDKKGVLTLEQRMQVHAEKGGAVILTTHQDLQMSSDKYKKLTLEYRFF encoded by the coding sequence ATGAGTCATAGTGACGTTCCCCTCATAGAAACACGCAACTTAACTTGTATTCGAGAAGATAGAGTGCTTTTCGAATCGCTAGATTTTGCTGTTAATCGTGGCGACATCGTGCAGGTAGAGGGCCCTAATGGCGCCGGAAAAACCAGCTTATTACGAATTATAGCCGGACTTTCTCAACCGTATGATGGTGACGTATATTTCAATGGTCTCACGATAAATGATTGTAGAGAAGCTTATCACGAAAATATGCTTTATTTAGGGCACAGTGTCGGTATTAAAGGTGAACTAACGGCACAAGAAAACTTGGCGTTTAATCTCGCTTTAAGTGGCTTATCAGCAGAGAGTGCTGAAGAAACACTTGCTGAAGTCGCACTCATCGGCTTTGAAGACGCGTTAGCCTCACATTTAAGCGCTGGTCAACATAGGCGTATCGCTTTAGCTAAACTTTGGCAGAGTACTGCAAAAATCTGGATTTTAGACGAACCTTTTACTGCGATTGATAAAAAAGGAGTCTTAACTTTAGAACAACGTATGCAGGTACATGCTGAAAAAGGTGGTGCAGTTATCTTGACAACCCATCAAGATTTACAAATGTCTTCCGATAAATATAAAAAATTAACGCTTGAATATAGGTTCTTCTAG
- the ccmB gene encoding heme exporter protein CcmB, with protein MSKNDTTNLSYRQIFYLVFKRDITIAFRHKDDVANPLLFFILVVTLFPLGIGPEPNMLARIAPGVIWVAALLATLLSLDRLFKSDHADGALEQMLLSPSPTFIIVLAKICAHWVISGLPLIIISPLLALLLYLPENAYGALILTLLIGTPVLSFIGAIGVALTVGIKKGGVLLSLLILPLYIPLLIFATSAIDTAAMNLPYSGQLAIIGALFIGSITLSPFAVSAALKVSTN; from the coding sequence ATGAGTAAAAACGATACTACAAACCTATCTTATCGCCAGATTTTCTACCTTGTTTTTAAACGCGATATTACCATTGCATTTCGCCACAAGGATGACGTTGCAAATCCGCTGTTGTTTTTTATTCTTGTTGTCACACTTTTTCCTCTCGGTATTGGTCCTGAACCTAATATGCTTGCTAGAATAGCCCCCGGCGTTATATGGGTTGCAGCGTTACTTGCAACCTTATTATCACTTGATCGCTTATTTAAAAGTGATCATGCCGATGGTGCCTTAGAGCAAATGTTGCTTAGCCCCAGCCCAACTTTTATTATTGTTTTAGCAAAAATATGCGCGCATTGGGTTATTAGCGGTTTACCTTTGATCATCATTTCTCCTTTACTAGCGTTACTTCTGTATTTACCGGAGAACGCCTATGGCGCGCTAATACTAACGTTATTGATAGGTACGCCGGTATTAAGTTTTATTGGTGCCATTGGCGTGGCATTAACAGTAGGCATTAAAAAAGGTGGCGTATTATTGAGCCTGTTGATACTGCCTTTATATATCCCTTTATTAATTTTTGCGACAAGCGCGATAGATACTGCGGCAATGAACTTACCCTATAGCGGTCAACTTGCTATAATTGGCGCACTTTTTATTGGCTCTATTACGCTTTCACCCTTTGCGGTGAGCGCAGCACTTAAAGTGAGTACTAACTAA
- a CDS encoding heme ABC transporter permease has translation MWKWLHPYANPEKTFQLTEKIAPWFGYLAIILLSVGLVWALLFVPPDYQQGNSFRIFYIHVPSAILSLSVYVAMAAIAFCGLVWQLKLAHASVAAIAPVGAVLTAVALFTGAAWGKPTWGTWWVWDARLTSQLIQLFLYLGVIALHNAFEDKAQGGKAAGILAMVGVVNVPIIKYSVEWWNTLHQGQTVTQIGKPAMTMDMYLPFVVCLFGVVCLITWLICIRFKTELLARNITRPWVKQLVNNSGV, from the coding sequence ATGTGGAAGTGGTTACATCCTTACGCAAATCCAGAGAAAACTTTTCAGTTAACTGAAAAAATTGCCCCTTGGTTTGGCTATTTAGCAATAATATTGTTATCCGTTGGCTTAGTATGGGCGCTATTATTTGTGCCTCCTGATTACCAACAAGGCAATAGTTTTCGCATCTTTTACATTCACGTGCCGTCCGCTATTTTGTCATTGAGTGTATACGTCGCGATGGCAGCAATTGCTTTTTGCGGCCTTGTGTGGCAACTCAAATTAGCGCATGCATCAGTCGCCGCTATTGCTCCAGTAGGCGCAGTATTAACAGCCGTAGCTCTATTTACAGGTGCTGCATGGGGCAAACCAACTTGGGGAACTTGGTGGGTATGGGATGCCCGATTAACATCACAACTAATACAGTTATTTCTATATCTAGGAGTGATCGCATTACATAATGCTTTTGAAGATAAAGCACAGGGTGGCAAAGCTGCAGGCATTTTGGCAATGGTTGGTGTAGTTAATGTGCCTATTATTAAATATTCCGTCGAATGGTGGAATACGCTCCATCAAGGACAAACAGTTACACAAATAGGTAAACCTGCAATGACTATGGATATGTACTTACCCTTCGTTGTCTGTTTGTTTGGTGTTGTATGCTTGATCACATGGTTAATCTGTATTCGATTTAAAACAGAATTACTTGCGCGAAATATTACACGCCCTTGGGTAAAGCAATTAGTTAACAACTCTGGAGTTTAG